The proteins below come from a single Miscanthus floridulus cultivar M001 chromosome 1, ASM1932011v1, whole genome shotgun sequence genomic window:
- the LOC136459271 gene encoding transcription factor BHLH148-like, which yields MHMDSYNYGGFFHDEAPFYPHVAAPSSPELPFGLIASPGEPEPPFAPPMPTAFQDYDYPGAVGVGAGAPFGGPNVHGQVTEALGRIGGDGLREKSMAMAEDGEEQEEPRRQRQRQRQQPAGAAAVESSRGFRHMMRERQRREKLSQSYADLHALVASRSRGDKNSIVQAAAIYIHELRGAQEQLQRRNEELKARILGHDARQQCVKVQFEVDEPASAIDSMIGALRRLKGMDVRARGIRSNLSGRRLCTEMNVETTIAAGEVEKAVEEALMQEVERKQQQQLGAGAGSAAPGFAGPQASSHMQNVF from the exons ATGCACATGGACTCCTACAATTACGGCGGCTTCTTCCACGACGAGGCTCCGTTCTACCCGCACGTCGCCGCGCCGTCCTCCCCGGAGCTGCCCTTCGGCCTCATTGCCTCGCCCGGTGAGCCGGAGCCACCCTTCGCGCCGCCGATGCCGACCGCGTTCCAGGACTACGACTACCCCGGGGCCGTGGGCGTAGGGGCGGGAGCGCCGTTCGGGGGCCCCAACGTGCACGGGCAGGTGACCGAGGCGCTGGGCAGGATTGGCGGGGACGGACTGCGTGAGAAGAGCATGGCAATGGCGGAGGAcggggaggagcaggaggagccgcggcggcagcggcagcggcagcggcagcagccggcgggcgccgccgccgtcgagagCAGCCGCGGGTTCCGTCACATGATGCGGGAGCGGCAGCGGCGCGAGAAGCTGAGCCAGAGCTACGCGGACCTGCACGCGCTGGTGGCGTCCCGGTCCAGGGGCGACAAGAACTCCATCGTGCAGGCGGCCGCCATCTACATCCACGAGCTGAGGGGCGCGCAGGAGCAGCTGCAGCGCCGGAACGAGGAGCTCAAGGCCCGCATCCTGGGCCACGACGCCAGGCAGCAGTGCGTCAAGGTGCAGTTCGAGGTGGACGAGCCGGCGTCCGCCATCGACTCCATGATCGGGGCGCTCAGGCGCCTCAAGGGCATGGACGTCAGGGCCAGGGGCATCCGCTCCAACCTGTCCGGACGCAGGCTGTGCACGGAGATGAATGTCGAAACCACG ATTGCGGCCGGCGAGGTGGAAAAGGCCGTGGAGGAGGCTCTCATGCAGGAAGTGGagaggaagcagcagcagcagcttgggGCTGGGGCTGGGAGCGCCGCCCCTGGTTTTGCAGGCCCTCAGGCGTCATCGCACATGCAAAACGTGTTTTGA
- the LOC136459370 gene encoding DNA repair protein XRCC4-like, producing the protein MAAASSAAPARHSCAKLSVPVEDPKAVPAGAGTVFVKATWLPSRFSLAVTDGAGAWVADASDHEVRLRAEQWDQPVADYLALAERYLAFQQPDSTYSFHDAGKGNRRLSWTFERQGTKLEWRWKLQPSPNTQQTISEILDFLMDANIRLSEEVVRKTQSFDKLKQEAEKCLQQSERFNNEKAEFEQATFSKFVAVLNSKKAKLRQLRDKVVELESAGKNPKEEVEQEENSTDRTELFEGESDKEASINDEPSETGSGNVHSSPEKSASTSRGRGRGRKREKR; encoded by the exons ATGGCGGCGGCCTCTTCTGCGGCGCCGGCGAGGCACAGCTGCGCGAAGCTCTCGGTGCCGGTGGAGGACCCCAAGGCGGTGCCGGCGGGCGCCGGCACCGTCTTCGTCAAAGCCACGTGGCTGCCGTCCCGCTTCTCCCTCGCCGTGACCGACGGTGCTGGCGCCTGGGTCGCCGACGCCTCCGACCACGAGGTGCGCCTCCGCGCCGAGCAGTGGGACCAGCCCGTCGCCGATTACCTCGCCCTCGCCGAGCGCTACCTCGCCTTCCAACAGCCTGATTCCACGTACTCCTTCCACGACGCCGGCAAAGGCAACCGCAGG CTCTCATGGACATTTGAAAGACAAGGTACCAAGTTGGAATGGCGATGGAAGCTGCAGCCTTCACCAAACACGCAGCAGACTATATCTGAGATCCTGGATTTTCTTATGGATGCAAATATACGCTTGAGT GAAGAGGTTGTGAGGAAAACACAATCCTTCGACAAGTTGAAACAAGAAGCTGAGAAGTGCTTGCAACAAAGTGAAAGATTTAACAATGAGAAAGCTGAGTTCGAGCAAGCCACCTTTTCAAAG TTTGTGGCTGTGTTAAATTCGAAGAAGGCCAAGCTCAGACAACTCAGAGATAAAGTTGTGGAACTCGAATCCGCTGGCAAGAATCCAAAGGAGGAGGTGGAGCAGGAGGAGAACTCAACGGACCGGACAGAGCTCTTTGAGGGAGAAAGTGACAAAGAAGCAAGCATCAACGATGAACCCTCTGAGACAGGCAGCGGCAACGTTCATAGTTCTCCTGAGAAATCCGCATCTACCtccagaggaagaggaagaggtcgCAAGAGAGAGAAAAGATAG